Sequence from the Gadus chalcogrammus isolate NIFS_2021 chromosome 21, NIFS_Gcha_1.0, whole genome shotgun sequence genome:
TATCTATTGTGTCCCAATCTAAAGCCAGTTCTGCCGTCTGGGTCCTACTTGTTCCCCTGGCCTTTAGACAGCTTCCCGGGGTCAGGGCGATACCGTTAACCGTGAACCTGTGTAGCCCTTGGAGAACGCTGGTGGTCGGCTGCGTGGAATAAGGTACTCCCTAGACTCGTACGGGTCTCTGCAACAGCCGAACCGACTGGAGGTTCAGCATTCGATgcacaataaacaataaacaatatacaATCGGCTTCGAGGTTACCTTCCGTAGTGCGTCACCGACTGGTAGTCGTAGGGCATGCCCAGGTTGTTGGTGTCCCTCTTCTTGAAGTTATATAATTTATCTTTCGGGCGAGAGAAGGAAAAACAGAGGTGATTCGAGGGAACACTGTCACTgaacaccgcccccccccccgcccccagctcTCTTGTTCAGCAACCCCACGTTAAAAGGTTAACATCCTTGTTGTGATGTGTGACTCGAAGGCGGAAGGTTCCCGGGTCAGATCCCCCAAGCTCTGCAGCCTACTAGCGATAGATCCATGAACTTCTTACAGACGCCCATCGCCTGAATCCCATGTATCTTGAAGTCACCCTAATTGGCTTTGGCCCAAAGCGTCTTGTTTCAACGCCTTGACGATACCACGTTCATTCATGGCCCGGCTCTTCTGGAGGAATGGCAAGGTGCTTGAGGTGCCGCTTACCAGGTTGGATGTTCTCCCAGCTGATCTGGATGTGCTGGTCGCGGTCGCTGCGAGTGTGCTCGTGGTAGAAGCCCAGGGCGTGCATCACCTCGTGCTGGATGATGCCATTGTTCACGCAGCCGAAACTCTGCAGAGAAATCACCTGGCGCTCCCCGATCCGGCCCACAGACGAGAAGCacctgagggggagagagggagggagagagagagagagagagagagagagagagagagagagagagagagagagagagagagagagagagagagagagagagagagagagagagagagagagagagagagagagagagagagagagagagagagagagagaggagagagttgtGCAAGTATAAATGTCAGAATATGgcaagagaggaagggatgtcTGCCGTGAACCACCTCGTATCTTGTACAGTAATACAAACTCCCTGCTATTGTCCGTTTTACTATAAACAAGCCGTGATGTTATAGGATATGGATGTTAGGATAGGTATAACGTTAATGATGTTCTGAACTGACCCGAATAAGGACTTAAACTGGAGGTACATCCGCTGGGTTTTCCTGGGGACGAAGCGGATGCAGGTCTCAGAGTGGAAACCCTCCAAGGCCTTCAAAATGGCCGCCTCCTCGTCGCCGGCTGGGAGCAGACGAAGAAGGATCAGAAAaatacttttaatgatatttacATTATGACACAAAGCAAACACTTATTGTGGTGACACTTTAGACCAAGGAAGGTGCTATAAATACACTTTAAACAAAAATGTGAAATGAAAACATGTATTATGCCGGATAAACAACCCTTTCATGCAATTAATTTTAGTTAATGAATTAACTGAAGACCCTACCGTATTGGTCACTGATTGTGAAGGGGATCTCCACCTTCCCGTTATCGGACATGGGCCACAGACAGCTGAACGACTTGCTGTAGCATTTCATGGCACTCCGTTTGCGGGAAAACAACACATCTCCATCGATAAGGAATTCCGGAGATCCTGGCGGTCGCAGACAGGCAACAGGCAATACACTTTAAACCTTATTTTTGACAGAACTGCCGTACGTACAGTAAATATAGTGGAATTAgattaataaatgtaatttatgttttttaggTAAAAGGAGAAATAATCAAAAAGATGAACGTGCCCCATTCCAGGATATTTCTGCAgctttacattttacatttagggcatttagcagccgcttttatccgaagcgacgtacatcagttaatacacacattgacggcagagtcaaccatgctaggcgacagccagctcgtcaggagcagttagggttaagtgtctagctcagggacacatcaacgctcagctaggaggagctggtgatcgaacaacctttcggttacaagacaactgctctacctcctgagctaagccgaacCGCTTTCTGCCCCATTCCAGCATATTTGGTCCCGATTGCAGGCTATTTCTGCCCCATTCCAGGCTATTTCCTCCCGGTTCCAGGATATTTCTGCCCCGTTCCAGGATATTTTCGCCCCGTTTCTGATCTATCGGACAAACTGTTAAAACCCACAGCTCAACTTTGCAGCAAATTTTTCTTACCGCTATTCATCATGAGGATGGTGTCCCCAACCGCCATTGTGCCTAAACAACAGAACCAAGAGCCACACGTCACTGAAAGGTCACACAGGTTGAGTCattacagcataaaaacagatTATTTCTTTGAACGGAAGGTAGCCGAGAGTGTGAGCCCTGTCAGTTGGACGAGGTTGTTGAACTCACCAGTGACATTGGATTGctgttcctctccctcctgaaAGGACATGACAAGTTTGAGCAGTTGTCCTTTCTTTCACAGCATAGACGTGTTAGCTATGTATTATACTTTGGCCTTCACTGGGTAATgtttaaagaaacacaaaattAGTTGCTAATGTTCCATGGTAACATCCTCCAATGTCAAATATATGTACAGGCTATTTTCTAGTGACTCATTATACAGGGAATACATGTTCTGTGTTCGCATATTAGCTGCGTTACCCTGATTTGAATACGTTGTTTTTCAATTAATTTAGGTTAGGGATCATTATCCATTTCAGTTGGTAGCGAGTAATTTGATTTACAAATGTTGTGTTCCATAGCGCTAAAGTATgatgtaattaaaaaaaacatgtacgCTGAAGAAATTACAACACCCATTATATCTACATGGCTCTTTAACAAGTACGATagtaaaaaacaaaagcaaaccaCCTCAAATGGCTGTAAATCATGTCCGACCAAAAAGGATTGCCGGAGACCGCGTTGTATAATATACTGTCTCCACTACGCTTGTCAAGATGTGGAGAGGCAGTGGAGGTAAACCTAGTCTTAGCCGCATAGCTCGGTCATTGCTCACCATGATTTCCTGAGCCTGAGAGACAGCCAGCAGACACAGAAGCAGACCCAAGGTGATGGTCCGGGCGGCCATCTTAGTTACTCTGACGTGGGTTCTGGTTAGGAAATGATGGTTGGTTAAAGCCGAGAGGAGCTTTCCTTGTTGGCGGCCTACGATGATGGTATTCTCCCAGGGCAGGGTAAGGGGTTTATATACTGGTGGTCGAGGTGTT
This genomic interval carries:
- the LOC130374413 gene encoding low choriolytic enzyme-like, translated to MAARTITLGLLLCLLAVSQAQEIMEGEEQQSNVTGTMAVGDTILMMNSGSPEFLIDGDVLFSRKRSAMKCYSKSFSCLWPMSDNGKVEIPFTISDQYAGDEEAAILKALEGFHSETCIRFVPRKTQRMYLQFKSLFGCFSSVGRIGERQVISLQSFGCVNNGIIQHEVMHALGFYHEHTRSDRDQHIQISWENIQPDKLYNFKKRDTNNLGMPYDYQSVTHYGRRAFSTVWKDTITPIPDASVPIGRNNGLSGIDIQKINKLYKCWSPRF